A genomic segment from Neodiprion lecontei isolate iyNeoLeco1 chromosome 1, iyNeoLeco1.1, whole genome shotgun sequence encodes:
- the LOC107222692 gene encoding slowpoke-binding protein isoform X2: protein MNLRIQKETLMTWDQIRRVKMFNLYQNMNRREEGENRREPDMTGHDRFCQVRPKSRRKRRQVTRRAQSAIELDTEAMLSARGVLDRRGRSASIEDDESEEEKGYQLTNKIDSLAKILFNRVTAARNREQNDIRNGRHQYTALDCYGPSACEDVGECMEMEKRSRIQALTICQSHLKGSTRYSLTKQLNNVGSRVDKHWFAVRDTTLKADRLLTLAPLSRNCPINICSSIRETLNHLFLALQHPYICPVLDLDFKEFKGQNYVILVQPINQGSLKDLIYGIERNCWNEDWSQKYVTRGKGLPLPQVQRLGRQILEALLFLKERGFPTVTHLHSGNVIVQNGVARLAGLENTLLGFTSRIYPVVTSRSSHLNFIDTICFGHVLFEMCAGYELCSFKPTETQLSDINKYPQILEILELIFEQPDARYPSVEELLLHDLFRNIDLREMRSAPMFRPTLSPPVVNLLDGIKRKHINKRLESIDSEDVVSLDNPAPEHREEIEESSLLAEIYDELSTTTI, encoded by the exons ATGAATCTGAGAATTCAGAAGGAGACTCTTATG ACTTGGGACCAAATTCGCCGGGTGAAAATGTTCAACTTATATCAAAATATGAACCGGCGAGAAGAGGGTGAAAATCGTCGTGAACCGGATATGACCGGACACGATCGTTTCTGTCAAGTACGGCCAAAGTCACGGCGTAAACGACGGCAAGTAACTCGACGGGCCCAAAGTGCAATCGAATTGGACACTGAGGCTATGCTCTCTGCCAGAGGAGTTCTTGATCGGCGTGGACGAAGCGCAAGCATCGAGGACGACgaaagtgaagaagaaaaaggctACCAGCTGACTAACAAAATTGATAGTCTTGCcaagattttattcaaccgAGTTACAGCAGCGCGTAACAGAGAACAGAATGACATTAG AAACGGACGGCATCAGTACACTGCTCTGGATTGCTACGGACCATCCGCTTGTGAGGATGTCGGCGAATGTATGGAGATGGAGAAAAGATCTAGGATTCAAGCACTAACGATTTGCCAATCTCATCTTAAAGGATCAACACGGTACAGTCTGACAAAACAACTAAACAACGTTG GATCTCGCGTCGACAAACATTGGTTTGCGGTGAGAGATACAACGCTGAAAGCCGACAGGCTCTTAACGCTTGCACCGTTGAGCAGAAACTGCCCAATAAACATCTGTTCGTCCATACGAGAGACGCTGAATCATTTATTTCTTGCGTTGCAACACCCATATATTTGCCCTGTGCTTGATCTCGACTTCAAGGAATTCAAAGGGCAGAATTATGTGATTCTTGTGCAACCCATCAATCAAGGAAGTTTGAAGGACCTCATATATGGG ATCGAAAGGAATTGTTGGAATGAAGATTGGAGTCAAAAATACGTGACTCGTGGCAAGGGTCTACCGCTACCACAGGTGCAGCGATTAGGTCGTCAAATTTTAGAAGCATTGTTATTTCTGAAAGAGCGTGGCTTCCCAACAGTGACACACTTACATTCTGGCAATGTGATTGTTCAAAACGGAGTCGCTCGTTTAGCAGGTTTAGAAAATACTCTGCTCGGTTTCACAAGCCGTATCTATCCCGTTGTCACTTCCCGATCGTCGCATTTAAACTTTATCGACACGATATGTTTCG GCCATGTGTTATTCGAGATGTGCGCAGGGTATGAATTGTGTTCATTTAAACCAACAGAAACGCAACTGTCCGATATCAACAAGTACCCTCAG ATTCTTGAAATTTTGGAGCTTATATTTGAACAGCCAGATGCTCGCTATCCCAGCGTGGAGGAGCTGCTGTTACATGATTTATTCCGCAATATTGATCTTCGCGAAATGCGAAGTGCGCCG ATGTTCCGTCCAACTTTATCACCTCCCGTGGTTAACTTACTAGATGGAATTAAACGAAAACATATCAACAAGAG ACTGGAGAGTATTGATAGTGAGGACGTTGTATCGCTTGACAATCCTGCACCAGAACATAGAGAAGAAATTGAGGAGTCTTCACTTCTTGCTGAGATATACGACGAGCTTTCGACTACAACTATTTAA
- the LOC107222692 gene encoding slowpoke-binding protein isoform X6: MNLRIQKETLMTWDQIRRVKMFNLYQNMNRREEGENRREPDMTGHDRFCQVRPKSRRKRRQVTRRAQSAIELDTEAMLSARGVLDRRGRSASIEDDESEEEKGYQLTNKIDSLAKILFNRVTAARNREQNDIRNGRHQYTALDCYGPSACEDVGECMEMEKRSRIQALTICQSHLKGSTRYSLTKQLNNVGSRVDKHWFAVRDTTLKADRLLTLAPLSRNCPINICSSIRETLNHLFLALQHPYICPVLDLDFKEFKGQNYVILVQPINQGSLKDLIYGIERNCWNEDWSQKYVTRGKGLPLPQVQRLGRQILEALLFLKERGFPTVTHLHSGNVIVQNGVARLAGLENTLLGFTSRIYPVVTSRSSHLNFIDTICFGHVLFEMCAGYELCSFKPTETQLSDINKYPQILEILELIFEQPDARYPSVEELLLHDLFRNIDLREMRSAPVTMFRPTLSPPVVNLLDGIKRKHINKRHRSHSAGDVPAARRIYW; the protein is encoded by the exons ATGAATCTGAGAATTCAGAAGGAGACTCTTATG ACTTGGGACCAAATTCGCCGGGTGAAAATGTTCAACTTATATCAAAATATGAACCGGCGAGAAGAGGGTGAAAATCGTCGTGAACCGGATATGACCGGACACGATCGTTTCTGTCAAGTACGGCCAAAGTCACGGCGTAAACGACGGCAAGTAACTCGACGGGCCCAAAGTGCAATCGAATTGGACACTGAGGCTATGCTCTCTGCCAGAGGAGTTCTTGATCGGCGTGGACGAAGCGCAAGCATCGAGGACGACgaaagtgaagaagaaaaaggctACCAGCTGACTAACAAAATTGATAGTCTTGCcaagattttattcaaccgAGTTACAGCAGCGCGTAACAGAGAACAGAATGACATTAG AAACGGACGGCATCAGTACACTGCTCTGGATTGCTACGGACCATCCGCTTGTGAGGATGTCGGCGAATGTATGGAGATGGAGAAAAGATCTAGGATTCAAGCACTAACGATTTGCCAATCTCATCTTAAAGGATCAACACGGTACAGTCTGACAAAACAACTAAACAACGTTG GATCTCGCGTCGACAAACATTGGTTTGCGGTGAGAGATACAACGCTGAAAGCCGACAGGCTCTTAACGCTTGCACCGTTGAGCAGAAACTGCCCAATAAACATCTGTTCGTCCATACGAGAGACGCTGAATCATTTATTTCTTGCGTTGCAACACCCATATATTTGCCCTGTGCTTGATCTCGACTTCAAGGAATTCAAAGGGCAGAATTATGTGATTCTTGTGCAACCCATCAATCAAGGAAGTTTGAAGGACCTCATATATGGG ATCGAAAGGAATTGTTGGAATGAAGATTGGAGTCAAAAATACGTGACTCGTGGCAAGGGTCTACCGCTACCACAGGTGCAGCGATTAGGTCGTCAAATTTTAGAAGCATTGTTATTTCTGAAAGAGCGTGGCTTCCCAACAGTGACACACTTACATTCTGGCAATGTGATTGTTCAAAACGGAGTCGCTCGTTTAGCAGGTTTAGAAAATACTCTGCTCGGTTTCACAAGCCGTATCTATCCCGTTGTCACTTCCCGATCGTCGCATTTAAACTTTATCGACACGATATGTTTCG GCCATGTGTTATTCGAGATGTGCGCAGGGTATGAATTGTGTTCATTTAAACCAACAGAAACGCAACTGTCCGATATCAACAAGTACCCTCAG ATTCTTGAAATTTTGGAGCTTATATTTGAACAGCCAGATGCTCGCTATCCCAGCGTGGAGGAGCTGCTGTTACATGATTTATTCCGCAATATTGATCTTCGCGAAATGCGAAGTGCGCCGGtaacg ATGTTCCGTCCAACTTTATCACCTCCCGTGGTTAACTTACTAGATGGAATTAAACGAAAACATATCAACAAGAG ACACAGATCTCATTCCGCAGGCGATGTGCCAGCCGCGAGAAGAATCTACTGGTAA
- the LOC107222692 gene encoding slowpoke-binding protein isoform X3, with product MTWDQIRRVKMFNLYQNMNRREEGENRREPDMTGHDRFCQVRPKSRRKRRQVTRRAQSAIELDTEAMLSARGVLDRRGRSASIEDDESEEEKGYQLTNKIDSLAKILFNRVTAARNREQNDIRNGRHQYTALDCYGPSACEDVGECMEMEKRSRIQALTICQSHLKGSTRYSLTKQLNNVGSRVDKHWFAVRDTTLKADRLLTLAPLSRNCPINICSSIRETLNHLFLALQHPYICPVLDLDFKEFKGQNYVILVQPINQGSLKDLIYGIERNCWNEDWSQKYVTRGKGLPLPQVQRLGRQILEALLFLKERGFPTVTHLHSGNVIVQNGVARLAGLENTLLGFTSRIYPVVTSRSSHLNFIDTICFGHVLFEMCAGYELCSFKPTETQLSDINKYPQILEILELIFEQPDARYPSVEELLLHDLFRNIDLREMRSAPVTMFRPTLSPPVVNLLDGIKRKHINKRLESIDSEDVVSLDNPAPEHREEIEESSLLAEIYDELSTTTI from the exons ATG ACTTGGGACCAAATTCGCCGGGTGAAAATGTTCAACTTATATCAAAATATGAACCGGCGAGAAGAGGGTGAAAATCGTCGTGAACCGGATATGACCGGACACGATCGTTTCTGTCAAGTACGGCCAAAGTCACGGCGTAAACGACGGCAAGTAACTCGACGGGCCCAAAGTGCAATCGAATTGGACACTGAGGCTATGCTCTCTGCCAGAGGAGTTCTTGATCGGCGTGGACGAAGCGCAAGCATCGAGGACGACgaaagtgaagaagaaaaaggctACCAGCTGACTAACAAAATTGATAGTCTTGCcaagattttattcaaccgAGTTACAGCAGCGCGTAACAGAGAACAGAATGACATTAG AAACGGACGGCATCAGTACACTGCTCTGGATTGCTACGGACCATCCGCTTGTGAGGATGTCGGCGAATGTATGGAGATGGAGAAAAGATCTAGGATTCAAGCACTAACGATTTGCCAATCTCATCTTAAAGGATCAACACGGTACAGTCTGACAAAACAACTAAACAACGTTG GATCTCGCGTCGACAAACATTGGTTTGCGGTGAGAGATACAACGCTGAAAGCCGACAGGCTCTTAACGCTTGCACCGTTGAGCAGAAACTGCCCAATAAACATCTGTTCGTCCATACGAGAGACGCTGAATCATTTATTTCTTGCGTTGCAACACCCATATATTTGCCCTGTGCTTGATCTCGACTTCAAGGAATTCAAAGGGCAGAATTATGTGATTCTTGTGCAACCCATCAATCAAGGAAGTTTGAAGGACCTCATATATGGG ATCGAAAGGAATTGTTGGAATGAAGATTGGAGTCAAAAATACGTGACTCGTGGCAAGGGTCTACCGCTACCACAGGTGCAGCGATTAGGTCGTCAAATTTTAGAAGCATTGTTATTTCTGAAAGAGCGTGGCTTCCCAACAGTGACACACTTACATTCTGGCAATGTGATTGTTCAAAACGGAGTCGCTCGTTTAGCAGGTTTAGAAAATACTCTGCTCGGTTTCACAAGCCGTATCTATCCCGTTGTCACTTCCCGATCGTCGCATTTAAACTTTATCGACACGATATGTTTCG GCCATGTGTTATTCGAGATGTGCGCAGGGTATGAATTGTGTTCATTTAAACCAACAGAAACGCAACTGTCCGATATCAACAAGTACCCTCAG ATTCTTGAAATTTTGGAGCTTATATTTGAACAGCCAGATGCTCGCTATCCCAGCGTGGAGGAGCTGCTGTTACATGATTTATTCCGCAATATTGATCTTCGCGAAATGCGAAGTGCGCCGGtaacg ATGTTCCGTCCAACTTTATCACCTCCCGTGGTTAACTTACTAGATGGAATTAAACGAAAACATATCAACAAGAG ACTGGAGAGTATTGATAGTGAGGACGTTGTATCGCTTGACAATCCTGCACCAGAACATAGAGAAGAAATTGAGGAGTCTTCACTTCTTGCTGAGATATACGACGAGCTTTCGACTACAACTATTTAA
- the LOC107222692 gene encoding slowpoke-binding protein isoform X4, whose product MFNLYQNMNRREEGENRREPDMTGHDRFCQVRPKSRRKRRQVTRRAQSAIELDTEAMLSARGVLDRRGRSASIEDDESEEEKGYQLTNKIDSLAKILFNRVTAARNREQNDIRNGRHQYTALDCYGPSACEDVGECMEMEKRSRIQALTICQSHLKGSTRYSLTKQLNNVGSRVDKHWFAVRDTTLKADRLLTLAPLSRNCPINICSSIRETLNHLFLALQHPYICPVLDLDFKEFKGQNYVILVQPINQGSLKDLIYGIERNCWNEDWSQKYVTRGKGLPLPQVQRLGRQILEALLFLKERGFPTVTHLHSGNVIVQNGVARLAGLENTLLGFTSRIYPVVTSRSSHLNFIDTICFGHVLFEMCAGYELCSFKPTETQLSDINKYPQILEILELIFEQPDARYPSVEELLLHDLFRNIDLREMRSAPVTMFRPTLSPPVVNLLDGIKRKHINKRLESIDSEDVVSLDNPAPEHREEIEESSLLAEIYDELSTTTI is encoded by the exons ATGTTCAACTTATATCAAAATATGAACCGGCGAGAAGAGGGTGAAAATCGTCGTGAACCGGATATGACCGGACACGATCGTTTCTGTCAAGTACGGCCAAAGTCACGGCGTAAACGACGGCAAGTAACTCGACGGGCCCAAAGTGCAATCGAATTGGACACTGAGGCTATGCTCTCTGCCAGAGGAGTTCTTGATCGGCGTGGACGAAGCGCAAGCATCGAGGACGACgaaagtgaagaagaaaaaggctACCAGCTGACTAACAAAATTGATAGTCTTGCcaagattttattcaaccgAGTTACAGCAGCGCGTAACAGAGAACAGAATGACATTAG AAACGGACGGCATCAGTACACTGCTCTGGATTGCTACGGACCATCCGCTTGTGAGGATGTCGGCGAATGTATGGAGATGGAGAAAAGATCTAGGATTCAAGCACTAACGATTTGCCAATCTCATCTTAAAGGATCAACACGGTACAGTCTGACAAAACAACTAAACAACGTTG GATCTCGCGTCGACAAACATTGGTTTGCGGTGAGAGATACAACGCTGAAAGCCGACAGGCTCTTAACGCTTGCACCGTTGAGCAGAAACTGCCCAATAAACATCTGTTCGTCCATACGAGAGACGCTGAATCATTTATTTCTTGCGTTGCAACACCCATATATTTGCCCTGTGCTTGATCTCGACTTCAAGGAATTCAAAGGGCAGAATTATGTGATTCTTGTGCAACCCATCAATCAAGGAAGTTTGAAGGACCTCATATATGGG ATCGAAAGGAATTGTTGGAATGAAGATTGGAGTCAAAAATACGTGACTCGTGGCAAGGGTCTACCGCTACCACAGGTGCAGCGATTAGGTCGTCAAATTTTAGAAGCATTGTTATTTCTGAAAGAGCGTGGCTTCCCAACAGTGACACACTTACATTCTGGCAATGTGATTGTTCAAAACGGAGTCGCTCGTTTAGCAGGTTTAGAAAATACTCTGCTCGGTTTCACAAGCCGTATCTATCCCGTTGTCACTTCCCGATCGTCGCATTTAAACTTTATCGACACGATATGTTTCG GCCATGTGTTATTCGAGATGTGCGCAGGGTATGAATTGTGTTCATTTAAACCAACAGAAACGCAACTGTCCGATATCAACAAGTACCCTCAG ATTCTTGAAATTTTGGAGCTTATATTTGAACAGCCAGATGCTCGCTATCCCAGCGTGGAGGAGCTGCTGTTACATGATTTATTCCGCAATATTGATCTTCGCGAAATGCGAAGTGCGCCGGtaacg ATGTTCCGTCCAACTTTATCACCTCCCGTGGTTAACTTACTAGATGGAATTAAACGAAAACATATCAACAAGAG ACTGGAGAGTATTGATAGTGAGGACGTTGTATCGCTTGACAATCCTGCACCAGAACATAGAGAAGAAATTGAGGAGTCTTCACTTCTTGCTGAGATATACGACGAGCTTTCGACTACAACTATTTAA
- the LOC107222692 gene encoding slowpoke-binding protein isoform X12 yields the protein MNAIRPRTRRPQSRSELWHNNNDNDDNLRATKCNPCFSRLVRCWSPRSTSPDHHLIRRNVCGLHMRTNYLGQIRNGRHQYTALDCYGPSACEDVGECMEMEKRSRIQALTICQSHLKGSTRYSLTKQLNNVGSRVDKHWFAVRDTTLKADRLLTLAPLSRNCPINICSSIRETLNHLFLALQHPYICPVLDLDFKEFKGQNYVILVQPINQGSLKDLIYGIERNCWNEDWSQKYVTRGKGLPLPQVQRLGRQILEALLFLKERGFPTVTHLHSGNVIVQNGVARLAGLENTLLGFTSRIYPVVTSRSSHLNFIDTICFGHVLFEMCAGYELCSFKPTETQLSDINKYPQILEILELIFEQPDARYPSVEELLLHDLFRNIDLREMRSAPVTMFRPTLSPPVVNLLDGIKRKHINKRLESIDSEDVVSLDNPAPEHREEIEESSLLAEIYDELSTTTI from the exons atgaatgCAATTAGGCCCAGAACCAGACGACCGCAAAG TCGTTCGGAATTGTGgcataataacaatgataatgacGATAATCTTCGGGCAACGAAATGTAATCCTTGCTTCTCGCGGTTGGTCCGGTGTTGGTCTCCGCGTTCCACATCTCCTGATCATCATTTAATTAGGCGAAATGTATGCGGTTTACACATGCGTACGAATTATTTAGGTCAAATCAG AAACGGACGGCATCAGTACACTGCTCTGGATTGCTACGGACCATCCGCTTGTGAGGATGTCGGCGAATGTATGGAGATGGAGAAAAGATCTAGGATTCAAGCACTAACGATTTGCCAATCTCATCTTAAAGGATCAACACGGTACAGTCTGACAAAACAACTAAACAACGTTG GATCTCGCGTCGACAAACATTGGTTTGCGGTGAGAGATACAACGCTGAAAGCCGACAGGCTCTTAACGCTTGCACCGTTGAGCAGAAACTGCCCAATAAACATCTGTTCGTCCATACGAGAGACGCTGAATCATTTATTTCTTGCGTTGCAACACCCATATATTTGCCCTGTGCTTGATCTCGACTTCAAGGAATTCAAAGGGCAGAATTATGTGATTCTTGTGCAACCCATCAATCAAGGAAGTTTGAAGGACCTCATATATGGG ATCGAAAGGAATTGTTGGAATGAAGATTGGAGTCAAAAATACGTGACTCGTGGCAAGGGTCTACCGCTACCACAGGTGCAGCGATTAGGTCGTCAAATTTTAGAAGCATTGTTATTTCTGAAAGAGCGTGGCTTCCCAACAGTGACACACTTACATTCTGGCAATGTGATTGTTCAAAACGGAGTCGCTCGTTTAGCAGGTTTAGAAAATACTCTGCTCGGTTTCACAAGCCGTATCTATCCCGTTGTCACTTCCCGATCGTCGCATTTAAACTTTATCGACACGATATGTTTCG GCCATGTGTTATTCGAGATGTGCGCAGGGTATGAATTGTGTTCATTTAAACCAACAGAAACGCAACTGTCCGATATCAACAAGTACCCTCAG ATTCTTGAAATTTTGGAGCTTATATTTGAACAGCCAGATGCTCGCTATCCCAGCGTGGAGGAGCTGCTGTTACATGATTTATTCCGCAATATTGATCTTCGCGAAATGCGAAGTGCGCCGGtaacg ATGTTCCGTCCAACTTTATCACCTCCCGTGGTTAACTTACTAGATGGAATTAAACGAAAACATATCAACAAGAG ACTGGAGAGTATTGATAGTGAGGACGTTGTATCGCTTGACAATCCTGCACCAGAACATAGAGAAGAAATTGAGGAGTCTTCACTTCTTGCTGAGATATACGACGAGCTTTCGACTACAACTATTTAA